One genomic region from Halococcus qingdaonensis encodes:
- a CDS encoding NRAMP family divalent metal transporter, whose protein sequence is MSGTTSSYRERLRDTASGFFQQYGLAFVMVASYFGSGSIFIASSAGVRFGYALLWAVVGAALLGFMAQDMSARLGIFGEPLMVFIRRKLGGRLATALALVLSSGCLLWAFELTAAVGKGLSLLLGGAVGWMPLAFLAGLAAVAVGVLNYEGIEQLMTAMMIGLLVVYLAVTGTTAPPLSAIAGGFVPSVPDVGALTLVASILGTTALWPNFFLESNLVDEKGWTGISDVTPMRRDLSIGYAVGGVTTIAILVLAAAVLRPAGYTELETFLTPGLALGEVLGEWARTVFLVGAVAAAFNSIIPIMWTPSYLIQHARGKEADSANRSFKLIYGVLVTISGLSPLITIFFGLGIIDMILLFPAYNAIVGLPITAVFLFWAVNDADVMGEYRNSRLLSVVNAALVLLAIVSAATSLPGVVDALVSGGL, encoded by the coding sequence ATGTCAGGAACTACATCATCGTATCGAGAACGGCTTCGTGACACGGCATCGGGATTTTTCCAACAATACGGACTGGCGTTCGTGATGGTCGCCAGCTACTTCGGCTCCGGCTCGATCTTCATCGCCAGCTCGGCCGGCGTTCGCTTCGGCTACGCGCTGCTGTGGGCGGTCGTCGGCGCGGCGCTGCTCGGTTTCATGGCCCAGGACATGAGCGCGCGGCTCGGCATCTTCGGCGAGCCGCTGATGGTGTTCATCAGGCGGAAGCTCGGTGGGCGGCTGGCGACCGCGCTCGCGCTCGTCCTGTCGAGTGGCTGTCTGCTGTGGGCGTTCGAGCTGACCGCCGCCGTCGGCAAGGGGCTCTCCCTGCTGCTCGGCGGCGCTGTCGGCTGGATGCCGCTGGCCTTCCTCGCCGGACTGGCCGCCGTCGCCGTCGGCGTGCTCAACTACGAGGGGATCGAGCAACTGATGACCGCGATGATGATCGGACTGTTAGTGGTCTATCTCGCCGTTACCGGCACGACCGCCCCGCCGCTGTCGGCGATCGCCGGCGGATTCGTCCCGAGCGTCCCGGACGTCGGCGCGCTCACGCTCGTCGCGTCGATCCTCGGAACGACCGCGCTCTGGCCGAACTTCTTCCTCGAATCGAACCTCGTCGACGAGAAAGGCTGGACCGGGATTTCGGATGTCACCCCGATGCGCCGCGATCTCTCCATCGGCTACGCCGTCGGCGGTGTGACGACGATCGCCATCCTCGTCCTCGCGGCGGCCGTGCTCCGACCGGCGGGCTACACCGAGCTCGAAACGTTCCTCACGCCGGGGCTCGCGCTCGGCGAGGTGCTCGGCGAGTGGGCGCGCACCGTCTTCCTCGTCGGCGCGGTCGCGGCGGCGTTCAACAGCATCATCCCGATCATGTGGACGCCCTCATATCTCATCCAACATGCGCGTGGGAAGGAAGCCGACTCTGCGAACCGGAGCTTCAAGCTCATCTACGGAGTGTTGGTCACGATAAGTGGCCTCTCGCCGCTGATCACGATCTTCTTCGGCCTCGGTATCATCGACATGATCCTGCTCTTTCCGGCCTACAACGCCATCGTCGGGCTGCCGATTACGGCCGTCTTCCTCTTCTGGGCGGTCAACGATGCGGACGTGATGGGCGAATACCGCAACTCGCGGCTGCTCTCCGTGGTGAACGCGGCGCTGGTGCTGCTGGCGATCGTCTCGGCGGCGACGTCGCTACCTGGCGTCGTCGACGCGCTCGTCTCCGGCGGGCTCTGA
- a CDS encoding iron-sulfur cluster assembly scaffold protein: MSMGSDMYRQQILDHYKNPRNYGELDDPTFSHVGENPMCGDEITVDIQLEDDGETIEYASFHGDGCAISQASASMLTSELQGMTLDELDELDRDDVIDLLGVDISPMRVKCAVLAEMVAQDGAAIFRGEKTNIEKTQTE, translated from the coding sequence ATGAGCATGGGCTCGGACATGTACCGTCAGCAGATCCTCGACCACTACAAGAACCCCCGCAACTACGGCGAACTCGACGATCCCACCTTCAGCCACGTCGGCGAGAACCCGATGTGTGGCGACGAGATCACCGTCGATATCCAACTCGAAGACGACGGCGAGACGATCGAATACGCCTCCTTCCACGGCGACGGCTGCGCGATCAGCCAGGCGAGCGCGAGCATGCTCACCAGCGAGCTCCAGGGGATGACCCTCGACGAACTCGACGAGCTCGACCGCGACGACGTGATCGACCTTCTCGGTGTGGATATCAGCCCGATGCGCGTCAAATGTGCCGTGCTCGCCGAGATGGTCGCCCAGGACGGCGCGGCCATCTTCCGCGGCGAGAAGACCAACATCGAGAAGACCCAGACCGAGTAG
- the mdh gene encoding malate dehydrogenase produces the protein MVKVSVVGAAGTVGAAAGYNIALRGIADEIVFVDIPDQEDTTVGQAADVNHGVAYDTNTTIRQGTYEDTAGSDVVVITAGIPREPGQSRLDLGEDNAPIMEEIGDSLAEHNDEFVSVTTSNPMDLLNRHLYEMGDRPRGHVIGFGGRLDSARFRYVLAERFDTQVTNVDATILGEHGDAQVPVFSKVRIDGEDRSFGDDERADILEGLQESAMNVIERKGATQWGPATGVGHIVESIVRDTGTVLPASVPLDGEYGHEGVSVGVPVKLTSDGAAVVDWTLSEYEREQLGQAADKLEEQYDAIR, from the coding sequence ATGGTCAAAGTGAGCGTGGTTGGTGCGGCGGGCACGGTGGGGGCGGCCGCGGGCTACAACATCGCGTTGCGCGGCATCGCCGACGAGATCGTTTTCGTGGACATCCCCGATCAGGAGGACACGACCGTGGGTCAGGCCGCCGACGTCAACCACGGGGTGGCCTACGACACGAACACGACGATCCGCCAGGGAACTTACGAGGACACGGCCGGCTCGGACGTTGTCGTCATCACCGCTGGTATCCCGCGCGAGCCCGGCCAGAGTCGGCTCGATCTCGGCGAGGACAACGCACCGATCATGGAGGAGATCGGCGACTCGCTGGCCGAGCACAACGACGAGTTCGTCTCGGTCACGACCTCGAACCCGATGGATCTGCTCAACCGCCACCTCTACGAGATGGGCGACAGGCCCAGAGGCCACGTCATCGGCTTCGGCGGCCGACTCGACTCCGCGCGCTTTCGCTACGTGCTCGCCGAGCGCTTCGACACGCAGGTCACCAACGTGGACGCGACGATCCTCGGCGAGCACGGCGACGCACAGGTGCCCGTCTTCTCCAAGGTGCGCATCGACGGCGAGGACCGCTCGTTCGGCGACGACGAGCGCGCGGACATCCTGGAGGGGCTCCAGGAGAGCGCGATGAACGTCATCGAGCGCAAGGGCGCGACCCAGTGGGGGCCGGCGACCGGCGTCGGCCACATTGTCGAATCGATCGTCCGCGACACCGGCACGGTGCTCCCGGCCTCGGTCCCGCTCGACGGCGAGTACGGCCACGAGGGCGTGAGCGTCGGTGTTCCCGTCAAACTCACGAGCGACGGCGCGGCGGTCGTCGACTGGACGCTCTCGGAGTACGAGCGCGAACAGCTCGGCCAGGCCGCCGACAAGCTCGAAGAGCAGTACGACGCAATCCGCTGA
- a CDS encoding DUF367 family protein, translated as MELHVRYEGDDDPDKCTARKLARFDLATLHRSARETPPGVVLNPHAEQALSPADRRDVTPERLVALDCSWETAEAEQFSLGGPHRALPFLVAANPVNYGTPFQLTTVEALAGALCVLGERSHAEALLAKFRWGHTFLELNDEPLRRYADCADSGDVVAVQEEYLAAE; from the coding sequence GTGGAGCTGCACGTCCGCTACGAGGGTGACGACGATCCGGACAAATGCACCGCCCGCAAGCTCGCCCGGTTCGATCTCGCCACTCTCCATCGCTCGGCCCGCGAAACGCCCCCGGGTGTGGTGTTGAACCCCCATGCCGAGCAGGCGCTGTCGCCGGCCGATCGCCGCGACGTCACGCCCGAACGGCTCGTCGCGCTCGATTGCTCGTGGGAGACCGCCGAGGCCGAGCAGTTCTCGCTCGGCGGGCCGCACCGGGCGCTCCCCTTTCTGGTCGCGGCCAACCCGGTGAACTACGGCACGCCGTTCCAGCTGACGACCGTCGAGGCGCTCGCGGGCGCGCTCTGTGTTCTCGGCGAGCGCTCCCACGCCGAGGCACTCCTCGCGAAGTTTCGCTGGGGGCACACCTTCCTCGAACTCAACGACGAACCGCTGCGGCGGTACGCCGACTGTGCGGATTCGGGCGACGTCGTCGCCGTCCAGGAGGAGTATCTCGCCGCCGAGTAG
- a CDS encoding 50S ribosomal protein L40e, with product MARFDQAEARILEKMICMRCNARNPAGADSCRKCGYKNLRRKARERRSA from the coding sequence ATGGCCAGATTCGACCAGGCGGAAGCGCGCATTCTCGAGAAGATGATCTGCATGCGCTGTAACGCCCGCAACCCTGCCGGAGCGGACAGCTGTCGGAAGTGTGGCTACAAGAACCTTCGCCGGAAGGCTCGCGAGCGCCGCAGCGCCTGA
- a CDS encoding Sjogren's syndrome/scleroderma autoantigen 1 family protein, translating into MSEFDKEAEREKLRKRFAEEDEKRETTEQMSELLLQGATMTDTHCDRCGSPLFRYDGQTFCPTCQQSADDGGADDRPATTDAADEPTPASANGGQSASEQPRTQPDASADQATRTPTQQPQSPTQPAQNQQTAARTDGTSRASGQQSETTTRPAGGAGDLGAAEASLSRTLRELAATAEKTEDLGRTREQLAAAREAAEALDAVRTARK; encoded by the coding sequence ATGAGCGAGTTCGACAAGGAAGCCGAACGTGAAAAACTCCGCAAGCGCTTCGCCGAGGAGGACGAAAAGCGTGAGACGACCGAACAGATGAGCGAGCTGCTCCTCCAGGGCGCGACGATGACCGACACCCACTGTGATCGCTGTGGGAGCCCGCTCTTTCGTTACGACGGCCAAACGTTCTGCCCGACCTGCCAACAGTCCGCTGACGACGGCGGGGCGGACGACCGACCAGCCACCACGGACGCGGCCGACGAGCCCACGCCCGCGAGCGCGAACGGCGGGCAGAGCGCCAGCGAACAGCCGCGCACACAGCCGGACGCGAGCGCGGATCAGGCCACACGAACCCCGACCCAACAGCCGCAGAGTCCGACACAACCGGCGCAGAACCAGCAGACAGCGGCTCGAACGGATGGCACGAGTCGGGCAAGCGGACAGCAGTCAGAAACAACCACCCGGCCCGCAGGTGGGGCGGGCGATCTTGGGGCGGCCGAGGCGTCGCTGTCGCGCACGCTCCGGGAACTGGCGGCCACGGCCGAGAAAACCGAGGATCTCGGACGGACGCGCGAACAGCTCGCCGCCGCCCGCGAGGCCGCCGAGGCGCTCGACGCGGTGCGGACCGCTCGGAAGTAG
- a CDS encoding MFS transporter: protein MTTAAADGGSRSRVEFLAPGVVAGTALFLGVLDSTMMNVAVPAIVSDLNTTVSAMHGAIAVYSMVMAALIVPGGALRSVVDTRRLLVIALGIYSVGTLVAGASPNMVTLFVGWSLIEGAAAALLLPLTYSIIVENYTGSARTKAFGAIGGVTAVGTAIGPMVGGVLTTFASWRWGMFGELLLVLVVLSLTRYLDASPSTRRLSTDVGGVILSILGVVVMIGGTLLAGRYGWVRPLRPFVLAGTTIQPLGVSPAIWLVAIGVVILAAFVQWEGRRARIGRSLLVPPSVLRNRTFAAGIATFAAESLFLSGFMFTVPVYLQSALGYSAFETGLALLPFSLATLLVATVSTGWRAYVAPKRLVQAGLVLMAVGLLLLVARTDLSLTLAGLVVPMLVIGVGLGLFTGQLVDLTMSAVPATESSVASGVINSLSQLGYAFGTAVTGSFLLAGFYGEIVDGVARLAGAAVAGDDRRRLVVALQDGVDATTQAQQAAFVDGLAPALRAELLTVVRTAMQSTQRSVLLLLVLFVLCTLLAASFLPATREREPSSTLGTATDRGERIPEE, encoded by the coding sequence ATGACGACCGCAGCCGCCGACGGGGGATCGCGATCGCGCGTCGAGTTCCTCGCGCCAGGGGTCGTCGCCGGCACGGCGCTCTTCCTCGGCGTGCTTGACTCGACGATGATGAACGTCGCCGTGCCGGCGATCGTTAGCGACCTGAACACGACCGTGAGCGCGATGCACGGCGCGATCGCGGTCTACTCGATGGTGATGGCCGCGCTGATCGTCCCGGGTGGGGCGCTCCGCTCGGTCGTCGACACCCGGCGACTCCTCGTGATCGCGCTCGGGATCTACAGCGTCGGCACGCTCGTCGCGGGTGCCAGCCCGAACATGGTCACGCTGTTCGTCGGCTGGTCGCTGATCGAGGGTGCCGCCGCGGCGCTCTTGCTCCCGCTCACCTACTCGATCATCGTCGAGAACTACACCGGCAGCGCCCGCACCAAGGCGTTCGGGGCGATCGGCGGCGTCACCGCCGTCGGCACCGCCATCGGGCCGATGGTCGGCGGCGTTCTCACGACGTTCGCGAGCTGGCGCTGGGGGATGTTCGGCGAGCTCCTGCTCGTCCTCGTCGTGCTCTCGCTCACGCGCTATCTCGATGCCTCGCCGAGCACGCGCCGACTCTCGACCGACGTCGGCGGCGTGATACTGTCGATCCTCGGCGTCGTCGTGATGATCGGCGGGACGTTGCTCGCCGGGCGCTACGGCTGGGTACGGCCGCTGCGCCCGTTCGTCCTAGCCGGCACGACGATCCAGCCACTCGGCGTCTCGCCGGCGATATGGCTCGTCGCCATCGGCGTGGTGATCCTCGCGGCGTTCGTTCAGTGGGAGGGGCGGCGGGCACGGATCGGGCGGTCGCTGCTGGTGCCGCCGAGCGTGCTGCGCAATCGGACGTTCGCCGCGGGCATCGCCACGTTCGCGGCCGAATCGCTGTTCCTCTCCGGGTTCATGTTCACCGTGCCGGTGTATCTCCAGTCGGCGCTCGGCTACTCGGCGTTCGAGACCGGGCTTGCGCTGTTGCCGTTCTCGCTGGCGACGCTGCTCGTGGCGACGGTCTCGACTGGCTGGCGCGCCTACGTCGCGCCGAAACGCCTCGTTCAGGCGGGGCTCGTGCTGATGGCGGTCGGCTTGCTGCTACTTGTCGCACGGACCGATCTCTCGCTGACGCTCGCCGGGCTGGTCGTTCCCATGCTCGTCATCGGCGTCGGGCTCGGACTGTTCACCGGGCAGCTCGTTGATCTCACGATGTCGGCGGTGCCGGCGACCGAGTCGTCGGTCGCCTCCGGCGTCATCAACTCGCTAAGCCAGCTCGGCTACGCGTTCGGCACGGCGGTCACCGGCTCGTTCCTGCTCGCGGGTTTCTACGGGGAGATCGTCGACGGCGTGGCGCGGCTGGCGGGAGCGGCGGTCGCCGGCGACGATCGCCGACGGCTCGTCGTCGCGCTCCAGGACGGAGTGGACGCGACGACGCAGGCACAGCAGGCGGCGTTCGTCGACGGGCTCGCACCGGCGCTGCGCGCGGAGCTGCTCACCGTCGTCCGGACGGCCATGCAGAGCACCCAACGGAGCGTCCTGCTGTTGCTCGTCCTGTTCGTCCTCTGTACGCTTCTCGCCGCGAGCTTCCTCCCGGCGACGCGCGAACGCGAGCCAAGTTCGACGCTCGGGACGGCGACCGATAGGGGCGAGCGGATCCCCGAGGAGTGA